Proteins from a genomic interval of Leifsonia shinshuensis:
- a CDS encoding rhomboid family intramembrane serine protease, with translation MSQPVDAPTSVCYRHPDRVSHVRCQRCGRPICGECQTPAAVGVICPECMAQQRATAPRTRSPWVSRLTGPGAPVVTYAIIGVCIVVFILQNLPIIGSQVTNSLLYAGAYSYPSGSLSPQIGFEPWRMLTSVFLHANIIHIALNMYTLWIFGMALEPVLGRARFLTLFLISGFAGSLGVLLLSPAGQPVIGASGAIFGMLGAFFVIQRRLGGNGMQILVLVGLNLAIGFLPGMNIAWQAHVGGLVGGALAGLIYVETRKPSRRRWQTPLIVALCVVLVGASLLHFA, from the coding sequence ATGTCTCAGCCCGTCGACGCTCCGACGAGCGTCTGCTACCGCCATCCCGATCGCGTCAGCCACGTCCGCTGCCAGCGCTGCGGCCGGCCGATCTGCGGTGAGTGCCAGACTCCGGCAGCGGTCGGGGTGATCTGCCCGGAGTGCATGGCACAGCAGCGTGCCACCGCGCCACGCACGCGCTCGCCCTGGGTGTCCCGCCTGACCGGGCCGGGCGCCCCGGTCGTCACGTACGCGATCATCGGCGTCTGCATCGTGGTGTTCATCCTGCAGAACCTGCCGATCATCGGTTCCCAGGTCACGAACTCGCTGCTGTACGCGGGCGCCTATTCGTACCCGTCCGGGTCGCTGTCGCCGCAGATCGGCTTCGAGCCGTGGCGGATGCTGACCTCGGTCTTCCTGCACGCGAACATCATCCACATCGCGCTCAACATGTACACGCTGTGGATCTTCGGCATGGCGCTCGAGCCCGTGCTCGGCCGCGCGCGGTTCCTCACGCTGTTCCTGATCAGCGGGTTCGCCGGCTCGCTCGGCGTCCTGCTGCTCTCGCCGGCCGGCCAGCCGGTGATCGGGGCCTCCGGGGCCATCTTCGGCATGCTCGGCGCGTTCTTCGTCATCCAGCGGAGGCTCGGCGGCAACGGGATGCAGATCCTGGTGCTGGTCGGGCTCAACCTCGCGATCGGCTTCCTGCCCGGCATGAACATCGCCTGGCAGGCGCACGTCGGCGGCCTGGTGGGCGGCGCCCTCGCAGGCCTGATCTACGTCGAGACCCGCAAGCCCTCGCGCCGCCGCTGGCAGACGCCGCTGATCGTCGCGCTCTGCGTGGTGCTGGTGGGCGCCAGCCTGCTGCACTTCGCCTGA
- a CDS encoding NUDIX hydrolase yields MDIRVAAYGVIVDGPRILLAHWNEGGRSGWTLPGGGIEPGEDPLDAVVREIAEETGFEARADELLGIDSKIVPAEARFVPDAGPLHALRIVYRATVTGGSLRNELGGTTDEAAWFALASIPNRRVDLVDVALRMAGLGDLARPER; encoded by the coding sequence ATGGACATCAGGGTCGCCGCCTACGGCGTCATCGTGGACGGCCCGCGCATCCTGCTCGCGCACTGGAACGAGGGCGGGCGTTCGGGCTGGACGCTGCCGGGCGGCGGGATCGAGCCCGGGGAGGATCCGCTCGACGCCGTCGTGCGCGAGATCGCGGAGGAGACCGGCTTCGAGGCGCGAGCCGACGAGCTGCTCGGCATCGACTCGAAGATCGTCCCGGCCGAGGCGCGCTTCGTGCCGGATGCCGGACCGTTGCACGCGCTGCGCATCGTCTACCGTGCGACGGTGACCGGCGGCAGCCTCCGGAACGAGCTGGGCGGCACCACCGACGAGGCGGCCTGGTTCGCGCTGGCGAGCATCCCGAATCGGCGGGTCGACCTGGTCGACGTCGCGCTGCGGATGGCCGGGCTCGGCGACCTGGCCCGGCCGGAGCGGTAG
- a CDS encoding rhodanese-like domain-containing protein — translation MTSTTTSTASEAAQHFAAKLRFETDPSDVRAAQVAGERFVLIDSRGEAAWRQGRIAGAVHLPTADIAERAAGLVPRDQPVVVYCWGPGCNGSTRAALAFSLLGYQVRELIGGFEYWAREGLPVEDDNGPVTRSADPLTAPVDSISCAC, via the coding sequence ATGACTTCGACAACCACCTCGACGGCCAGCGAGGCCGCACAGCACTTCGCGGCGAAGCTCCGGTTCGAGACCGACCCCTCCGACGTACGCGCGGCGCAGGTCGCGGGGGAGCGGTTCGTCCTGATCGACAGCCGCGGCGAGGCCGCCTGGCGTCAGGGCCGGATCGCGGGCGCCGTGCATCTTCCGACAGCGGACATCGCGGAGCGCGCCGCGGGGCTGGTGCCGCGCGACCAGCCGGTAGTCGTGTACTGCTGGGGTCCCGGCTGCAACGGGTCTACCCGCGCCGCACTCGCGTTCAGCCTGCTCGGCTACCAGGTGCGGGAGCTGATCGGCGGGTTCGAGTACTGGGCGCGGGAAGGGCTGCCTGTCGAAGACGACAACGGTCCGGTTACCCGCAGCGCCGACCCCCTGACGGCGCCGGTCGACTCCATCAGCTGCGCCTGCTGA
- a CDS encoding cell division protein CrgA — MARTKSKTKLERSARPERSSAATGEDAPNPVWFKPVMFGFMLLGLIWIIVFYVSQNQYPIPALGAWNILVGFGIAFIGFLMTTRWR; from the coding sequence ATGGCACGCACCAAGTCCAAGACCAAGCTCGAGCGCTCCGCCCGTCCCGAGCGCAGCTCGGCCGCAACCGGCGAGGACGCCCCCAACCCCGTCTGGTTCAAGCCCGTCATGTTCGGCTTCATGCTGCTCGGGCTCATCTGGATCATCGTCTTCTACGTCAGCCAGAACCAGTACCCGATCCCGGCCCTCGGCGCGTGGAACATCCTGGTCGGCTTCGGGATCGCCTTCATCGGCTTCCTGATGACCACCCGCTGGCGCTGA
- the gyrA gene encoding DNA gyrase subunit A yields MTDETPTGESFGIHGRIDQVDLQSEMQRSYLDYAMSVIVGRALPEVRDGLKPVHRRVIYAMFDGGYRPDKAFSKCARVVGDVMGQFHPHGDSAIYDALVRLVQPWSLRYPLALGQGNFGSPGNDGAAAPRYTETKMAPLALEMVRDIDEETVDFQDNYDGRTQEPSVLPSRFPNLLVNGSVGIAVGMATNIPPHNLREVADGALWHLANPDASREELLEELIKRIKGPDFPTGAQILGVKGIQDTYRTGRGSITMRAVVNIEEIQGRVCLVVTELPYQVNPDNLAIKIAELVKDGRVGGIADIRDETSGRTGQRLVIVLKRDAVAKVVLNNLYKHTQLQENFGANMLAIVDNVPRTLALDGFITAWVDHQIDVIVRRTRFRLRKKEERAHILRGYLKALDALDEVIALIRRSPTVEDARDGLKDLLDVDDVQADAILAMQLRRLAALERQKIIEEHDQIELEIADLKAILADPVRQRTIVSEELTEIVDRFGDDRRTEIMFGFDGDMSVEDLIPEEEMVVTVTRGGYIKRTRSDNYRSQHRGGKGVKGAQLRGEDVVDHFFVTTTHHWLLFFTNKGRVYRAKAYEVQEAGRDAKGQHVANLLAMQPDEEIAEILDIRDYQAAKYLVLATRDGLIKKTALEEYDTNRSGGIIAIKLREDDELVSALLVEEDSDLLLVSRKGMSIRFTASDEALRPMGRSTSGVIGMHFRGEDRLLDAAVVSDEGYVFVVTEGGYAKRTSADQYRLQNRGGLGIKVAKLSDDRGDLVGSLIVDEDDEVLVVLASGKVVRSAVAEVPAKGRDTMGVVFARFAESDKIIALAKNTERNLDSQEADAESVADDETGRAGKDEAVDEQ; encoded by the coding sequence GTGACGGACGAGACCCCCACCGGCGAGAGCTTCGGCATCCACGGCAGGATCGACCAGGTCGACCTGCAGTCGGAGATGCAGCGGTCGTACCTCGACTACGCGATGAGCGTGATCGTCGGGCGCGCGCTGCCCGAGGTGCGCGACGGCCTGAAGCCTGTGCACCGCCGCGTGATCTACGCGATGTTCGACGGCGGCTACCGCCCGGACAAGGCCTTCTCGAAGTGCGCCCGCGTCGTCGGCGACGTGATGGGCCAGTTCCACCCGCACGGCGACTCCGCCATCTACGACGCGCTGGTCCGTCTCGTCCAGCCGTGGAGCCTGCGCTACCCGCTGGCCCTCGGCCAGGGCAACTTCGGCTCGCCGGGCAACGACGGCGCGGCGGCCCCGCGGTACACCGAGACCAAGATGGCCCCGCTGGCGCTCGAGATGGTCCGGGACATCGACGAGGAGACCGTCGACTTCCAGGACAACTACGACGGCCGCACCCAGGAGCCGTCGGTCCTCCCCAGCCGCTTCCCGAACCTGCTGGTCAACGGCTCGGTCGGCATCGCGGTCGGCATGGCCACGAACATCCCGCCGCACAACCTGCGGGAGGTCGCGGACGGCGCCCTGTGGCACCTCGCCAACCCCGACGCCTCGCGCGAGGAGCTGCTGGAAGAGCTGATCAAGCGGATCAAGGGCCCGGACTTCCCGACCGGCGCGCAGATCCTCGGCGTCAAGGGCATCCAGGACACTTACCGCACCGGGCGCGGCTCGATCACGATGCGCGCCGTCGTCAACATCGAGGAGATCCAGGGCCGCGTGTGCCTGGTGGTCACCGAGCTGCCGTACCAGGTGAACCCCGACAACCTCGCGATCAAGATCGCCGAGCTGGTGAAGGACGGCCGCGTCGGCGGCATCGCCGACATCCGCGACGAGACCTCCGGCCGCACCGGCCAGCGCCTGGTCATCGTCCTCAAGCGCGACGCCGTCGCGAAGGTCGTGCTCAACAACCTCTACAAGCACACCCAGCTGCAGGAGAACTTCGGCGCCAACATGCTGGCGATCGTGGACAACGTCCCGCGGACGCTCGCGCTGGACGGCTTCATCACGGCGTGGGTCGACCACCAGATCGACGTCATCGTGCGCCGCACCCGCTTCCGCCTCCGCAAGAAGGAGGAGCGCGCCCACATCCTGCGCGGCTACCTCAAGGCGCTCGACGCGCTGGACGAGGTGATCGCGCTCATCCGCCGGTCGCCGACCGTCGAGGACGCCCGCGACGGCCTGAAGGACCTGCTCGACGTCGACGACGTGCAGGCCGACGCCATCCTCGCCATGCAGCTCCGCCGCCTGGCCGCCCTGGAGCGCCAGAAGATCATCGAGGAGCACGACCAGATCGAGCTCGAGATCGCGGACCTCAAGGCGATCCTCGCCGACCCGGTGCGCCAGCGTACGATCGTCAGCGAGGAGCTCACCGAGATCGTCGACCGCTTCGGCGACGACCGCCGCACCGAGATCATGTTCGGCTTCGACGGCGACATGAGCGTCGAGGACCTCATCCCCGAAGAGGAGATGGTGGTCACCGTCACGCGCGGCGGGTACATCAAGCGCACGCGCAGCGACAACTACCGCAGCCAGCACCGCGGCGGCAAGGGTGTCAAGGGCGCCCAGCTGCGCGGCGAGGACGTGGTCGACCACTTCTTCGTGACGACGACGCACCACTGGCTCCTCTTCTTCACCAACAAGGGCCGGGTGTACCGCGCCAAGGCCTACGAGGTGCAGGAGGCCGGCCGCGACGCCAAGGGTCAGCACGTCGCCAACCTGCTCGCCATGCAGCCGGACGAGGAGATCGCGGAGATCCTGGACATCCGTGACTACCAGGCCGCGAAGTACCTGGTGCTCGCCACCCGCGACGGCCTCATCAAGAAGACCGCGCTCGAGGAGTACGACACCAACCGGTCCGGCGGCATCATCGCGATCAAGCTGCGCGAGGACGACGAGCTCGTCTCCGCACTGCTGGTGGAGGAGGACTCCGACCTCCTGCTGGTCTCCCGCAAGGGTATGTCGATCCGGTTCACGGCGAGCGACGAGGCGCTGCGCCCGATGGGACGCTCCACCTCCGGGGTCATCGGGATGCACTTCCGCGGCGAGGACCGGCTGCTCGACGCGGCCGTCGTCTCGGACGAGGGCTACGTCTTCGTGGTGACGGAGGGCGGCTACGCCAAGCGCACCTCGGCCGACCAGTACCGCCTCCAGAACCGCGGAGGACTCGGCATCAAGGTGGCGAAACTGAGCGACGACCGAGGGGATCTCGTGGGTTCTCTCATCGTCGACGAGGACGACGAGGTCCTGGTGGTTCTTGCCAGCGGCAAGGTGGTACGCTCTGCCGTGGCCGAGGTACCCGCCAAGGGCCGAGACACCATGGGTGTCGTTTTTGCACGTTTCGCCGAGTCCGACAAGATCATCGCTCTGGCGAAGAACACCGAGCGCAACCTGGATTCCCAGGAAGCCGATGCAGAATCGGTAGCCGACGATGAAACCGGTCGTGCCGGGAAGGATGAAGCCGTAGATGAGCAGTAG
- a CDS encoding class E sortase, which yields MTAPAEPERTRAGSRRAARRSRRKRSAGEVVLTVIGELLITAGVLVGLFLGWQVWWNNLILSGQQTSVAEQQSKKWIDDAVRAPRATPTDPSSPQAVDPPVMAQPADYEAFAVLYIPRLGADWKRTIRQTVDVEKVLNSYTAGVGHYPGTQMPGGVGNFAVAGHDSGWGNTFIDLSKLHLGDRIYVQTKDGWYTYVFRNFEFVQPTQVQVIAAVPHHPDVQPVDRLMTITTCNPPFHAGERLIAYNVFEGFQPTQDVPSEIRAAVTGG from the coding sequence ATGACCGCACCCGCAGAGCCCGAGCGCACCCGCGCCGGCTCGCGTCGTGCGGCACGTCGTTCCCGCCGCAAGCGCAGCGCCGGCGAGGTCGTTCTGACGGTGATCGGCGAGCTCCTCATCACCGCGGGGGTGCTGGTCGGGCTGTTCCTGGGCTGGCAGGTCTGGTGGAACAACCTCATCCTCTCCGGTCAGCAGACCTCGGTGGCCGAGCAGCAGAGCAAGAAGTGGATCGACGACGCCGTCCGGGCGCCGCGGGCCACCCCGACGGATCCCTCCAGCCCTCAGGCGGTCGACCCTCCCGTGATGGCGCAGCCCGCGGACTACGAGGCGTTCGCGGTCCTCTACATCCCGCGGCTCGGCGCGGACTGGAAGCGCACCATCCGGCAGACCGTGGACGTCGAGAAGGTGCTGAACAGCTACACCGCCGGCGTCGGCCACTATCCCGGCACGCAGATGCCGGGCGGGGTGGGCAACTTCGCCGTCGCGGGCCACGACTCCGGCTGGGGCAACACCTTCATCGACCTGTCCAAGCTGCATCTCGGCGACCGCATCTACGTGCAGACCAAGGACGGCTGGTACACCTACGTCTTCCGCAACTTCGAGTTCGTGCAGCCCACGCAGGTGCAGGTGATCGCGGCGGTGCCGCACCATCCCGACGTGCAGCCCGTCGACCGGCTGATGACCATCACGACGTGCAACCCGCCGTTCCACGCGGGCGAGCGGCTGATCGCGTACAACGTCTTCGAGGGCTTCCAGCCCACGCAGGACGTGCCGAGTGAGATCCGCGCCGCGGTGACGGGAGGCTGA
- a CDS encoding Fpg/Nei family DNA glycosylase translates to MPELPEVTALAADLGERLSGRVIDRLSIAAFSALKTFDPPPEALKGQTITGVSRHGKFLDIAAGDLHIVIHLARAGWIRWRDTPPPKPTGRPTKGPLAARLVLDDGSGLDITEAGTKKSLAISIVRDPSEVPGIARLGPDPLDAAFTRDAFAAILAGQGRAQIKGVLRNQALIAGIGNAYSDEILHVAKMSPFKPASMSAEEIDRLYAALESTLHDALERSEGLAASELKGEKKSGMRVHGRTGQPCPVCGDTIRQVIFADSTLQYCPTCQTGGKPLADRVLSRLLK, encoded by the coding sequence GTGCCCGAACTGCCGGAAGTCACCGCCCTCGCCGCCGACCTGGGCGAGCGGCTCAGCGGTCGCGTCATCGACCGGCTGAGCATCGCCGCGTTCTCCGCGCTGAAGACCTTCGATCCGCCACCGGAGGCCCTGAAAGGCCAGACGATCACGGGGGTGAGCCGGCACGGCAAGTTCCTCGACATCGCGGCGGGCGACCTGCACATCGTCATCCACCTCGCGCGGGCCGGGTGGATCCGCTGGCGCGACACCCCTCCTCCGAAGCCGACCGGGCGCCCGACCAAGGGCCCGCTGGCGGCGCGCCTGGTGCTCGACGACGGCTCCGGCCTCGACATCACGGAGGCCGGCACCAAGAAGAGCCTCGCCATCTCGATCGTCCGCGACCCGTCGGAGGTGCCCGGCATCGCCCGCCTCGGCCCCGACCCGCTCGACGCGGCCTTCACGCGGGACGCGTTCGCGGCCATCCTCGCCGGACAGGGCCGCGCCCAGATCAAGGGGGTGCTGCGCAACCAGGCGCTCATCGCCGGCATCGGCAACGCCTACTCGGACGAGATCCTCCACGTCGCCAAGATGTCCCCGTTCAAGCCGGCGTCGATGAGCGCCGAGGAGATCGACCGTCTCTACGCGGCGCTCGAGTCGACGCTGCACGACGCGTTGGAGCGCTCGGAGGGCCTCGCGGCATCGGAGCTGAAGGGCGAGAAGAAGTCGGGCATGCGCGTCCACGGCCGAACGGGCCAGCCGTGCCCGGTCTGCGGCGACACCATCCGCCAGGTGATCTTCGCCGACTCCACTCTGCAGTACTGCCCGACCTGCCAGACCGGCGGCAAGCCGCTGGCGGATCGAGTGCTGTCCCGGTTGTTGAAGTAG
- a CDS encoding DUF3566 domain-containing protein, which translates to MSSSVAEKLARKSTRRPTSAKQVRLKLVYVDFWSTVKLSFLAGICLAIIAIVGTFLIWTVLDRTGIFDQLNGLVKDISGAGGGDLRSVLGLGQVMGFSLVVGILDIVVVTALGAVFALLYNLSVKITGGLLVGFTNN; encoded by the coding sequence ATGAGCAGTAGCGTCGCCGAGAAACTCGCGAGGAAGTCGACACGACGACCCACGTCCGCCAAGCAGGTGCGACTGAAGCTCGTCTACGTCGACTTCTGGTCGACCGTGAAGCTCTCGTTCCTCGCAGGCATCTGCCTGGCGATCATCGCGATCGTGGGCACCTTCCTGATCTGGACGGTCCTCGACCGCACCGGCATCTTCGACCAGCTCAACGGCCTGGTGAAGGACATCTCCGGCGCGGGCGGCGGCGACCTCCGGTCGGTCCTCGGCCTCGGCCAGGTCATGGGCTTCTCGCTGGTGGTGGGCATCCTCGACATCGTCGTGGTGACCGCGCTCGGCGCCGTCTTCGCGCTGCTCTACAACCTGTCGGTCAAGATCACGGGCGGCCTGCTCGTGGGCTTCACCAACAACTGA
- a CDS encoding glutamine amidotransferase-related protein: MTRVLVIDNYDSFVYTLNGYLRELGAETEVVRNDDIAVEDLAARVAAFDAVLVSPGPGKPADAGVSIPVVELALATGTPLLGVCLGHQAIAEAFGGVVTNAEELMHGKTSQVEHDDSVLFDGVPQPFTATRYHSLAVVDGTLPDELTVTARTAGGVIMALQHREAPIYGVQFHPESVLTEGGYRMLGNWLEQAGLAGAAEASRSLNPLVKLG; encoded by the coding sequence GTGACCCGCGTACTCGTCATCGACAACTACGACAGCTTCGTCTACACCCTGAACGGCTACTTGCGTGAGCTCGGCGCCGAAACCGAGGTGGTGCGGAACGACGACATCGCTGTCGAGGACCTCGCCGCCCGCGTGGCCGCGTTCGACGCCGTGCTCGTCTCGCCGGGCCCGGGCAAGCCGGCCGACGCCGGGGTCTCCATCCCCGTGGTCGAACTCGCCCTGGCGACCGGGACGCCGCTGCTCGGCGTGTGCCTCGGGCACCAGGCGATCGCCGAGGCGTTCGGCGGCGTGGTCACGAACGCCGAGGAGCTCATGCACGGCAAGACCTCCCAGGTCGAGCACGACGACAGCGTCCTCTTCGACGGGGTGCCGCAGCCGTTCACCGCGACGCGGTACCACTCCCTCGCCGTCGTCGACGGGACGCTCCCCGACGAGCTGACCGTGACGGCGCGCACTGCCGGCGGGGTCATCATGGCGCTGCAGCACCGCGAGGCCCCGATCTACGGAGTGCAGTTCCACCCGGAGTCGGTGCTGACCGAGGGCGGCTACCGCATGCTCGGCAACTGGCTCGAGCAGGCCGGGCTGGCTGGAGCCGCCGAGGCCTCGCGGTCGCTCAACCCGCTGGTCAAGCTGGGCTGA
- a CDS encoding Lrp/AsnC family transcriptional regulator, whose translation MTANPPFTADGVDRALLAELQRDGRQSIAELARTVHMSNSAVAERIRRLEEAGVISGYRAVVDPERVGYGILAFLRLRYPSSQYAPLHELLAATPEVVEAHHVTGDDCFILKVVATSMRHLERVSGAIGTLGSVTTSIAYSSTVPAKPIEPPK comes from the coding sequence ATGACCGCGAATCCTCCATTCACCGCCGACGGGGTCGACCGCGCACTCCTCGCAGAGCTGCAGCGGGACGGCCGGCAGTCGATCGCGGAGCTCGCCCGCACCGTCCACATGTCGAACAGTGCGGTGGCCGAACGCATTCGGAGGTTGGAGGAGGCCGGCGTGATCTCGGGCTACCGGGCGGTGGTCGACCCCGAGCGCGTGGGCTACGGCATCCTCGCGTTCCTGCGGCTGCGCTACCCGAGCAGCCAGTATGCACCGCTCCACGAACTGCTGGCCGCGACCCCGGAGGTCGTGGAGGCCCACCATGTCACGGGCGACGATTGCTTCATCCTGAAGGTCGTCGCGACGTCGATGCGCCACCTGGAGCGGGTGTCCGGCGCCATCGGAACGCTGGGCAGCGTCACGACCAGCATCGCCTACTCGAGCACAGTGCCGGCCAAGCCGATCGAGCCACCGAAATGA
- a CDS encoding peptidylprolyl isomerase gives MSKHTAVATLHTNYGDIKVNLFGNHAPKTVRNFVGLATGEIEWTHPATGEKTNKPLYDGVVFHRIIPGFMIQGGDPLGQGIGGPGYQFDDEINPELDFTQPYILAMANAGIQGGRGTNGSQFFITVAPTTWLQGKHTIFGEVADDASRKIVDKLAELPTDARDRPLDDVVIESVEIDQA, from the coding sequence ATGTCTAAGCACACCGCTGTCGCCACGCTCCACACTAACTACGGAGACATCAAGGTCAACCTCTTCGGCAACCACGCTCCGAAGACGGTCCGTAACTTCGTGGGCCTCGCGACCGGTGAGATCGAGTGGACGCACCCCGCCACCGGTGAGAAGACCAACAAGCCGCTCTACGACGGCGTGGTCTTCCACCGCATCATCCCCGGCTTCATGATCCAGGGCGGCGACCCGCTCGGTCAGGGCATCGGCGGCCCGGGCTACCAGTTCGACGACGAGATCAACCCCGAGCTCGACTTCACCCAGCCCTACATCCTCGCGATGGCCAACGCGGGCATCCAGGGCGGCCGCGGGACGAACGGCTCGCAGTTCTTCATCACCGTCGCCCCCACCACCTGGCTGCAGGGCAAGCACACGATCTTCGGCGAGGTCGCGGACGACGCGTCCCGCAAGATCGTCGACAAGCTGGCCGAGCTCCCGACCGACGCCCGCGACCGTCCCCTCGACGACGTCGTGATCGAGTCGGTCGAGATCGACCAGGCCTGA
- a CDS encoding PspC domain-containing protein — protein MNTLERPLGDRILGGVCAGLARRFGLKPLTVRVLFLLSLLLPGPQVLAYIAMWIIIPSEQRDVRVV, from the coding sequence ATGAACACACTGGAACGACCCCTTGGCGACCGCATCCTCGGCGGCGTCTGCGCAGGACTCGCCCGCCGCTTCGGCCTCAAGCCGCTGACCGTCCGGGTCCTGTTCCTGCTGTCCCTGCTGCTGCCGGGACCGCAGGTGCTCGCCTACATCGCGATGTGGATCATCATCCCGTCCGAGCAGCGCGACGTCCGGGTGGTCTGA
- the pknB gene encoding Stk1 family PASTA domain-containing Ser/Thr kinase, whose translation MSPDSRLLAGRYQVGELIGRGGMSDVHRGTDTRLGRTVAIKLLKPSLATDPAFRTRFRQEAQAAARMTHPTIVRVFDAGEETVREPNGHEAQLPFIVMEYVDGVLLKDLIKRGPLEVAEAVRISEGILTALEYSHRAGVVHRDIKPGNVMITTTGQVKVMDFGIARAISDSSATVAQTTAVLGTASYFSPEQAKGETVDARTDLYSTGVVLFEMLTGRPPFRGDTPVAVAYQHVSETPVAPSTINPKVSPAMDVVVARALTKDRFERYQTVADFRADLEEAAAGRVPVHKQPDEFSETLFGAPPSSVSGPEAAFRQLAEDQTMVRTQRRPPVIWIWAGIAVMAVVIVAVLAWVLRLGPSNTMPDSSREVPNLSGQTLDKATKQLEDLKLKWTQSTEASSTYAEGQVIRTDPAAGIVVATGDTINVFVSTGKKAVAVPDVTNMTQDAAKQALTAAGLTLGPVTTQNSATVPANVVIQTDPAAGSNAHEGDAIGLTVSSGKVTLTDLTGQSLPAATSLLQQLGLTADPKADASCKQNSGAPLVHTQTVAPGDVPQGSTVGLTYCSG comes from the coding sequence TTGAGCCCAGATAGCCGCCTGCTCGCAGGCCGATATCAGGTGGGCGAACTCATCGGCCGCGGCGGCATGTCCGACGTGCACCGCGGAACGGACACCCGGCTGGGCCGGACCGTGGCCATCAAACTGCTGAAGCCGTCCCTCGCGACGGATCCGGCCTTCCGCACCCGATTCCGCCAGGAGGCCCAGGCGGCGGCCCGGATGACGCACCCCACCATCGTCCGCGTCTTCGACGCAGGCGAGGAGACGGTGCGCGAGCCGAACGGCCACGAGGCGCAGCTGCCCTTCATCGTGATGGAGTACGTCGACGGCGTTCTTCTGAAAGATCTCATCAAGCGCGGCCCGCTCGAGGTCGCGGAGGCCGTGCGGATCTCCGAGGGCATCCTGACCGCCCTCGAGTACTCGCACCGGGCAGGCGTCGTGCACCGCGACATCAAGCCGGGCAACGTCATGATCACGACGACCGGCCAGGTCAAGGTCATGGACTTCGGCATCGCCCGCGCGATCAGCGACTCCTCGGCGACGGTCGCGCAGACCACCGCGGTGCTCGGCACCGCCAGCTACTTCTCGCCCGAGCAGGCCAAGGGCGAGACGGTCGACGCGCGCACCGACCTGTACTCGACCGGCGTCGTGCTGTTCGAGATGCTCACCGGGCGGCCGCCGTTCCGCGGCGACACCCCGGTCGCGGTCGCCTACCAGCACGTCAGCGAGACGCCCGTCGCGCCCAGCACGATCAACCCCAAGGTCTCGCCCGCGATGGACGTGGTGGTCGCGCGCGCTCTCACCAAGGACCGCTTCGAGCGGTACCAGACCGTCGCCGACTTCCGCGCCGACCTCGAAGAGGCCGCCGCCGGGCGCGTGCCCGTCCACAAGCAGCCCGACGAGTTCTCGGAGACCCTGTTCGGCGCGCCGCCGAGCTCCGTCTCCGGCCCGGAGGCCGCGTTCCGCCAGCTCGCCGAGGACCAGACCATGGTCCGCACGCAGCGCCGTCCACCGGTCATCTGGATCTGGGCCGGCATCGCCGTGATGGCGGTCGTGATCGTCGCGGTCCTGGCCTGGGTGCTCCGGCTGGGGCCGAGCAACACCATGCCGGACAGCTCCCGCGAGGTGCCCAACCTTTCCGGGCAGACGCTCGACAAGGCGACCAAGCAGCTCGAGGACCTCAAGCTCAAGTGGACCCAGTCGACGGAGGCGAGCTCCACCTACGCGGAGGGCCAGGTCATCCGCACCGACCCGGCCGCGGGCATCGTCGTGGCGACCGGCGACACGATCAACGTCTTCGTCTCCACGGGCAAGAAGGCGGTCGCCGTCCCGGACGTGACGAACATGACGCAGGACGCGGCCAAACAGGCGCTGACGGCGGCCGGGCTCACGCTCGGGCCGGTCACGACGCAGAACTCCGCCACGGTGCCGGCCAACGTCGTCATCCAGACCGATCCGGCCGCGGGGAGCAACGCGCACGAGGGCGACGCCATCGGCCTCACCGTGTCGAGCGGCAAGGTCACGCTGACCGACCTCACCGGTCAATCCCTGCCGGCCGCGACGTCGCTGCTCCAGCAGCTCGGGCTGACGGCCGATCCGAAGGCCGACGCCAGCTGCAAGCAGAACAGCGGAGCGCCGCTGGTGCACACCCAGACCGTCGCGCCGGGAGACGTCCCGCAGGGAAGCACGGTCGGGCTCACCTACTGCTCGGGCTGA